A part of Streptomyces sp. DSM 40750 genomic DNA contains:
- a CDS encoding sugar-binding transcriptional regulator, which produces MAIVGEELRMMTHVARLYHLQGIRQPEIAARLDLSQAKVSRLLKKAQDRGIVRITVTPPSGTHPDLEDGLQDRYGLKLALVVDTAPDNERTMLGDLGAAAAYYLQTTLRSDDTVGISSWSASLLATVQAMQPVPGLKDVRIVQAVGGIGDPAAAGHASRMTGQLAQLVNGEAVYLQAPGVAGSAESAQALRADPFVSAALGELGDLDVALVGIGEITPSSTLARSGNAFSDEERAELEKQGAVGDVCLRFYDAQGRPVESELDSRVVGITREQLAAARRKMGVAGGSRKHKAIRAAVAGGLVDVLVTDQETAAALMA; this is translated from the coding sequence GTGGCGATCGTCGGCGAGGAACTGCGGATGATGACGCACGTGGCCCGGCTGTATCACCTTCAGGGCATACGCCAGCCGGAGATCGCGGCGCGGCTGGATCTGTCGCAGGCGAAGGTCTCGCGGCTGCTCAAGAAGGCGCAGGACCGGGGAATCGTGCGGATCACTGTGACGCCGCCGTCCGGCACCCACCCGGACCTGGAAGACGGTCTGCAGGACCGCTATGGCCTGAAGCTCGCTCTGGTCGTCGACACCGCTCCGGACAACGAGCGCACCATGCTCGGCGATCTCGGTGCGGCCGCCGCCTACTACCTTCAGACGACGTTGCGTTCGGACGACACCGTGGGCATCTCGTCATGGAGCGCCAGTCTGCTCGCCACGGTGCAGGCGATGCAGCCGGTTCCCGGGCTGAAGGACGTACGCATCGTGCAGGCGGTGGGCGGCATCGGGGACCCCGCCGCGGCGGGCCACGCCTCGCGGATGACCGGGCAGCTGGCGCAGTTGGTGAACGGCGAGGCCGTCTATCTGCAGGCGCCCGGTGTGGCCGGGTCGGCGGAAAGCGCGCAGGCGCTGCGCGCGGACCCGTTCGTGTCGGCGGCGCTGGGCGAGCTGGGTGATCTGGACGTGGCGCTGGTGGGCATCGGAGAGATCACCCCGTCAAGCACGCTCGCCCGCAGCGGCAACGCCTTCTCCGACGAGGAGCGCGCCGAGCTGGAGAAGCAGGGCGCGGTGGGCGACGTGTGCCTGCGGTTCTACGACGCTCAGGGCCGGCCGGTCGAGTCCGAGCTGGACTCCCGGGTCGTCGGAATCACGCGTGAGCAGCTCGCTGCCGCCCGCCGGAAGATGGGGGTGGCAGGCGGCAGCCGCAAGCACAAGGCGATTCGGGCGGCCGTGGCGGGCGGCCTGGTGGACGTGCTGGTGACCGATCAGGAGACGGCAGCGGCCTTGATGGCCTGA
- a CDS encoding SDR family oxidoreductase, with protein sequence MTFTPEAFSLKDKAAFITGAGSGIGRAIALGFAACGADVACFDRDAEAAQATADQIVAARGRAVGVGGDVTSPESLAEAVRTAVESVGPIRTAVNCAGVAGATAAEDMSAEDFRRVVDINLTGVFLSAQAEARVMLAHGGGSIINIASMSGTIANRGLLQAHYNASKAGVMHLTKSLATEWADRGIRVNSISPGYTLTPMNKRPEVAERLKAYAADTPLGRIAEVEEMVGPAVFLASDAASFVTGSDLIVDGGYVCW encoded by the coding sequence ATGACCTTCACCCCCGAGGCGTTCTCCCTCAAAGACAAGGCCGCGTTCATCACCGGCGCGGGCAGCGGCATCGGCCGGGCCATCGCGCTGGGCTTCGCCGCCTGCGGCGCCGACGTCGCCTGCTTCGACCGTGACGCCGAGGCCGCCCAGGCCACCGCCGACCAGATCGTCGCGGCGCGTGGCAGGGCTGTGGGCGTCGGTGGAGACGTCACGTCCCCCGAGTCCCTGGCCGAGGCAGTCCGCACCGCCGTCGAATCGGTCGGCCCGATCCGTACCGCGGTCAACTGCGCGGGGGTGGCCGGCGCCACCGCCGCAGAGGACATGTCCGCCGAGGACTTCCGCCGTGTCGTCGACATCAACCTCACCGGTGTGTTCCTCAGTGCCCAGGCCGAGGCCCGGGTGATGCTCGCCCACGGCGGCGGGTCGATCATCAACATCGCCTCCATGTCCGGGACCATCGCCAACCGCGGACTGCTGCAGGCCCACTACAACGCCTCCAAGGCCGGCGTCATGCACCTCACCAAGAGCTTGGCCACGGAGTGGGCCGACCGTGGAATCCGGGTCAACTCGATCAGCCCGGGCTACACCCTCACGCCGATGAACAAGCGGCCCGAGGTGGCCGAGCGTCTCAAGGCGTACGCCGCCGACACCCCGCTCGGCCGCATCGCCGAGGTCGAGGAGATGGTGGGCCCCGCGGTCTTCCTCGCCTCCGACGCCGCGTCCTTCGTCACCGGCTCCGACCTGATCGTCGACGGCGGCTACGTCTGCTGGTGA
- a CDS encoding FGGY-family carbohydrate kinase, whose product MSVVGRGAAVGRGAVLALDQGTSGTKGLLVTEDGRVVATAHRPLTQQYPQPGWVEQDPAVLWRSVTGVAEELAAQAGTAGTHIVGLGLSLQREAVLVWDPDTGAALSPLVSWQDRRTAERCAKLAASAEGGLISGRTGLPVDPMFSATKAEWLLDRLDPNRERSAAGRLRVGTVDAWLLHRLTGGATDATETGCASRTQLVRLANADWDPDLLDLFRIPRTALPRIAASDGAGQELGHTRNVPGVADGLPIAAVLGDSHAALFAQSHGRPGVVKATYGTGASLMVLNPEGRRPAEGIAATLAWRRTRDAGAAHALEANIASAGTAIRWAAQLLGTDSAGIAALAVDAREAAEVYLVPAFSGLGAPYWDRGARALLVGMDFDTGPAEVARAAVESMAFQVADTLSRFDTVLGGPVSELRTDGGPTGNDRLMTLQAELIGRPVLRAGRPEVSALGVAYLAGTALGIWDDADLPALTPQGTRFTSHEDDAWRDRRMAGWHDAVACARGKRT is encoded by the coding sequence ATGAGTGTCGTGGGCAGAGGCGCTGCCGTGGGCAGAGGCGCCGTCCTCGCCCTCGACCAGGGCACCAGCGGGACCAAGGGGCTGCTCGTCACGGAGGACGGACGGGTGGTCGCCACCGCGCACCGGCCGCTGACCCAGCAGTACCCCCAGCCCGGATGGGTCGAGCAGGACCCGGCCGTCCTGTGGCGCAGCGTCACCGGGGTGGCCGAGGAACTGGCCGCCCAGGCCGGTACCGCGGGCACGCACATCGTCGGCCTGGGGCTGAGCCTCCAACGTGAGGCCGTCCTGGTCTGGGACCCGGACACCGGCGCCGCGCTGTCGCCGCTCGTGAGCTGGCAGGACCGGCGTACCGCCGAGCGGTGCGCCAAGCTGGCCGCCTCGGCCGAGGGCGGACTGATCAGCGGCCGCACCGGCCTGCCGGTGGACCCGATGTTCTCCGCGACCAAGGCCGAGTGGCTGCTCGACCGGCTCGACCCGAACCGTGAGAGATCGGCCGCCGGGCGGCTGCGCGTCGGCACGGTCGACGCCTGGCTGCTGCACCGGCTCACCGGTGGCGCCACCGACGCCACCGAGACCGGCTGCGCCTCCCGCACCCAGCTCGTGCGCCTGGCCAACGCCGACTGGGACCCGGACTTGCTCGACCTGTTCCGCATTCCCCGTACGGCACTCCCCCGTATCGCAGCCTCGGACGGTGCGGGCCAGGAGCTGGGCCACACCCGGAACGTACCGGGCGTCGCGGACGGGCTGCCCATCGCGGCGGTGCTCGGGGACTCGCACGCCGCGCTCTTCGCGCAGAGCCACGGCCGCCCGGGCGTGGTGAAGGCCACGTACGGCACCGGCGCCTCGCTGATGGTCCTCAACCCCGAGGGGCGCCGGCCCGCCGAAGGCATCGCCGCCACCCTGGCGTGGCGGCGCACCCGGGACGCCGGTGCCGCCCACGCCCTGGAGGCGAACATAGCCTCCGCGGGCACGGCGATCCGCTGGGCCGCCCAGTTGCTCGGCACTGACTCGGCCGGCATCGCCGCTCTGGCCGTCGATGCACGGGAGGCCGCCGAGGTGTACCTGGTCCCGGCGTTCTCCGGACTGGGCGCCCCGTACTGGGACCGCGGCGCCCGTGCGCTGCTGGTCGGCATGGACTTCGACACCGGCCCCGCCGAAGTGGCGCGTGCCGCGGTCGAGTCGATGGCCTTCCAGGTGGCCGACACGCTCTCCCGTTTCGACACCGTCCTCGGTGGCCCGGTCTCCGAGCTGCGCACGGACGGCGGTCCGACGGGCAACGACCGCCTTATGACGCTCCAGGCCGAGCTGATCGGCCGACCAGTACTTCGGGCGGGCCGGCCGGAGGTGTCCGCCCTGGGTGTCGCGTATCTGGCCGGCACGGCGCTCGGCATCTGGGACGACGCCGACCTGCCCGCGCTCACCCCGCAGGGCACCCGCTTCACCTCGCACGAGGACGACGCCTGGCGCGACCGCCGCATGGCCGGATGGCACGACGCGGTCGCCTGCGCCCGTGGGAAAAGGACCTGA
- a CDS encoding transketolase family protein translates to MSTTTAAAASTAKAVAAELHDCRKAFAETLIELAEADPRTVAVCNDSVGSSNLKEFQQRFPDRLVNVGIAEQLMVGAGAGLANGGRIPFVCAAAPFLTGRALEQIKADVAYSRTNVKLCAMSPGFAYGQLGPTHHGVEDFAWMRTLPEMVVLAPADPAETREALRWAHQYEGPVYLRIGRTKVPDLAPHVPFDAGRAAVLRDGGDVTLIGVGTTVSAALAASAKLAAEGIDARVLNFSTVKPLDEEALLAAAAETGRIITVEEANVHGGLGSAVAEFLATRNPMPMKLLGVRDEFTPTGSPAFLSEYFGIDAEAVVRAARELTGTGQGAAA, encoded by the coding sequence ATGAGCACCACCACTGCCGCAGCCGCGAGCACCGCCAAGGCCGTAGCCGCCGAGCTGCACGACTGCCGCAAGGCGTTCGCCGAGACGCTGATCGAGCTCGCGGAGGCCGACCCGCGCACGGTGGCCGTCTGCAACGACTCCGTCGGCTCCTCCAACCTCAAGGAGTTCCAGCAGCGCTTCCCGGACCGGCTGGTCAACGTCGGCATCGCCGAGCAGCTGATGGTCGGCGCGGGCGCCGGCCTCGCGAACGGTGGCCGTATCCCGTTCGTCTGTGCGGCGGCCCCCTTCCTCACCGGCCGCGCCCTGGAACAGATCAAGGCGGACGTCGCCTACTCGCGCACCAACGTCAAGCTGTGCGCCATGAGCCCCGGCTTCGCCTACGGTCAGCTCGGCCCGACCCACCACGGTGTCGAGGACTTCGCCTGGATGCGTACGCTGCCCGAGATGGTCGTCCTGGCACCGGCCGATCCGGCTGAGACGCGTGAGGCGCTGCGCTGGGCCCACCAGTATGAGGGTCCTGTCTACCTGCGTATCGGCCGCACCAAGGTGCCGGACCTGGCCCCGCACGTCCCCTTCGATGCAGGCCGCGCAGCGGTTCTGCGCGACGGCGGCGACGTTACGCTGATCGGTGTGGGCACAACGGTCTCTGCCGCGTTGGCCGCCTCCGCGAAGCTGGCCGCCGAGGGGATCGACGCGCGCGTCCTCAACTTCTCCACCGTCAAGCCACTGGACGAGGAGGCGCTGCTCGCGGCAGCCGCCGAGACCGGCCGCATCATCACCGTCGAGGAGGCCAACGTCCACGGCGGGCTCGGCAGCGCCGTCGCGGAGTTCCTCGCCACCCGTAACCCCATGCCGATGAAACTGCTCGGCGTGCGCGACGAGTTCACCCCGACCGGCAGCCCGGCCTTCCTGTCCGAGTACTTCGGCATCGACGCCGAGGCCGTCGTCCGCGCCGCGCGCGAGTTGACGGGCACCGGGCAGGGAGCGGCGGCATGA
- a CDS encoding transketolase, whose amino-acid sequence MVLAPVPGATARLADIRRELRAAPSAERAARLRELAYSIRRSDLEMISRAGQGHIGGDFSAADIVTVLYFAVLDVRPEEPEWAERDRFVLSKGHAAGILYSTLAHAGFFPEAELATFMEPLSPLNGHPNRRKVPGVETNTGPLGHGFPVAVGMAIAAKLDGSDRRTFVLTGDGELQEGSNWEAAMSASQQRLGRLTVIVDRNRFQQGAATEETSGLDPLDAKWASFGFDVRAVDGHDYEALHQALVEERSLDDRPLCLIADTIKGKGVSFIEDRVEWHHKVPTAEQTAAAFEELTAR is encoded by the coding sequence ATGGTTCTCGCACCAGTCCCCGGCGCCACGGCGCGGCTCGCCGACATCAGGCGCGAGCTGCGCGCAGCGCCATCGGCAGAGCGCGCCGCGCGCCTGAGGGAGCTGGCCTACTCGATCCGCCGCAGCGATCTGGAGATGATCAGCCGGGCCGGTCAGGGTCACATCGGCGGGGACTTCTCCGCCGCCGACATCGTCACCGTGCTGTACTTCGCGGTCCTCGACGTCCGTCCCGAGGAACCGGAGTGGGCCGAACGCGACCGGTTCGTCCTCAGCAAGGGCCATGCCGCAGGCATCCTGTACTCGACCCTGGCGCACGCCGGCTTCTTCCCCGAGGCTGAGCTGGCCACGTTCATGGAGCCGCTGTCGCCGCTCAACGGCCACCCCAACCGGCGCAAGGTGCCCGGGGTGGAGACCAACACCGGGCCGCTGGGACACGGCTTCCCGGTCGCCGTGGGTATGGCGATCGCCGCCAAGCTGGACGGTTCCGACCGACGCACCTTCGTACTCACAGGTGATGGTGAGTTGCAGGAAGGAAGCAACTGGGAGGCGGCTATGAGCGCGTCCCAGCAGCGCCTCGGCCGGCTGACCGTGATCGTCGACCGCAACCGCTTCCAGCAAGGCGCCGCCACCGAGGAGACTTCGGGCCTGGACCCGCTGGACGCCAAGTGGGCTTCCTTCGGCTTCGACGTCCGCGCCGTCGACGGCCACGACTACGAGGCACTCCACCAGGCCCTGGTCGAGGAGCGCTCCCTCGACGACCGCCCGCTGTGCCTGATCGCCGACACGATCAAGGGCAAGGGCGTGTCCTTCATCGAGGACCGCGTCGAGTGGCACCACAAGGTGCCGACCGCCGAACAGACCGCCGCCGCCTTCGAGGAGTTGACCGCCCGATGA
- a CDS encoding ATP-binding protein translates to MLQDDCEPLEGEKVVTTQTSDVGKLPAPLTTFVGRRHDLAEVRDRLGTTRLLTLTGAGGVGKTRLALEVAAASAAEFADGVWLVDLAPVRDPSLVASVTATALGMPDLGTGLVIDQLAAFLTPRRALIVLDNCEHLVDACADLAHALLTACPALRILATSRRALGIYGERVFAVPPLAPDDAVELLRDRATAVRPEFQVTDGNRAQVRRLCDDLDGLPLAIELAASRLRTLTVDEAVNRLENRFGLLTGGSRVARPHQRTLRALIDWSHELCTPDERLLWHRLSVFAGDFCLDAAEAVCAGDGIGGDEVLDLLDRLVVQSIVVPTEREGLPRYRLLETIRQYGRDRIAESGQERQTLQRHHNFYLALAERVADGWYGPGQEEALARLRAEHANLLAALAYDYDPQATLALTAALRFHWCAGGFLAEGRRQLDRALAAAPEPSQARSRALCAASWVALLQSDHGAADRWLAEAGELGAQQDDRVVRAHVLGLRGSLAAFQGRLAEAVPLFERAVAAHTTAGDEASVVFELFQLAAVQMDLGNPSGAETARHAVALAEAHGERWARAHAMWTLSCHAWRHGDREEALALIRAALEIERGFNEPLSAALMLETLAWIIASCGEYERAGRLLGSAGKLWRDVGADLSAFGPPHGEDHTQCAQSVVRALGPQAYEKALAEGGRHSGPDEAIAYALRNESEPTGRPPSLVPGPSPLTPREWEVAALVAEGMSNRQIASALARSPRTVHGHIENILAKLGFSCRAQIASWWTANQAATP, encoded by the coding sequence GTGCTCCAGGACGATTGCGAGCCGTTGGAAGGCGAGAAGGTCGTGACCACCCAGACATCAGACGTGGGGAAACTGCCCGCGCCCCTGACCACGTTCGTGGGCAGGCGCCACGACCTCGCCGAAGTGCGCGACCGGCTGGGGACGACGCGGCTGCTGACGCTCACCGGTGCGGGCGGGGTGGGCAAGACACGCCTGGCGCTGGAAGTGGCTGCCGCGTCGGCGGCGGAATTCGCGGACGGTGTGTGGCTGGTGGATCTGGCGCCGGTACGGGACCCGTCGCTGGTGGCGAGCGTCACGGCGACCGCGCTGGGGATGCCGGACCTGGGCACCGGACTGGTCATCGACCAGCTCGCCGCCTTTCTGACCCCCCGCCGGGCGCTGATCGTGCTGGACAACTGCGAGCACCTCGTCGACGCCTGCGCCGACCTGGCCCATGCGCTGCTGACGGCCTGCCCGGCGCTGCGCATACTGGCGACGAGCCGCCGGGCGCTGGGAATCTACGGCGAGCGCGTCTTCGCCGTTCCTCCGCTGGCGCCGGACGACGCGGTGGAACTGCTGCGGGACCGGGCCACCGCCGTCCGCCCGGAGTTCCAGGTCACCGACGGCAACCGCGCCCAGGTCCGCCGACTGTGCGACGACCTGGACGGGCTGCCGCTGGCCATCGAGCTGGCCGCGTCCCGGCTGCGGACCCTCACCGTCGACGAGGCCGTGAACCGGCTGGAGAACCGCTTCGGGCTGCTCACGGGCGGCAGCCGGGTCGCCCGGCCGCACCAGCGGACGCTACGCGCATTGATCGACTGGAGTCACGAGCTGTGCACCCCCGACGAACGGCTGCTGTGGCACCGGCTGTCGGTCTTCGCCGGCGACTTCTGCCTGGACGCGGCCGAGGCCGTCTGCGCGGGCGACGGCATCGGCGGCGACGAGGTACTCGATCTCCTCGACCGACTGGTCGTCCAGTCGATCGTGGTGCCCACCGAGCGCGAGGGCCTGCCGCGCTACCGGCTGCTGGAGACCATCCGCCAGTACGGGCGGGACCGGATCGCCGAATCCGGCCAAGAGCGGCAGACGCTACAACGGCACCACAATTTCTACCTGGCCCTCGCCGAGCGCGTCGCCGACGGCTGGTACGGCCCAGGCCAGGAGGAGGCCCTGGCCCGCCTGCGCGCCGAGCATGCCAATCTGCTGGCCGCGCTGGCTTACGACTACGACCCGCAGGCCACCCTCGCGCTGACCGCCGCGCTGCGGTTCCACTGGTGCGCCGGCGGATTCCTCGCCGAAGGGCGACGGCAGCTCGACCGTGCGCTCGCCGCCGCGCCCGAACCCAGCCAGGCTCGCTCCCGGGCGCTGTGCGCCGCGTCCTGGGTGGCGCTGCTGCAGAGCGACCATGGGGCGGCCGACCGGTGGCTGGCCGAGGCCGGAGAGCTGGGTGCGCAGCAGGACGATCGGGTGGTGCGCGCGCACGTCCTGGGCCTTCGCGGCTCATTGGCGGCGTTCCAGGGGCGGTTGGCGGAGGCAGTGCCGTTGTTCGAGCGCGCGGTCGCTGCCCACACAACAGCCGGGGATGAGGCCTCGGTGGTGTTCGAACTGTTCCAGTTGGCTGCGGTTCAAATGGACCTGGGGAACCCAAGTGGGGCGGAGACCGCCCGGCATGCGGTCGCCTTGGCTGAGGCGCACGGCGAGCGGTGGGCGCGCGCACACGCGATGTGGACGCTGAGCTGCCACGCCTGGAGGCACGGTGACCGCGAGGAGGCCCTGGCGCTGATCCGGGCCGCGCTCGAGATCGAGCGGGGCTTCAACGAGCCGCTCAGTGCCGCGCTGATGCTGGAGACTCTCGCTTGGATCATCGCTTCCTGCGGGGAGTACGAGCGAGCAGGTCGGCTACTGGGCTCCGCGGGCAAGCTGTGGCGCGATGTGGGCGCGGACCTGTCCGCGTTCGGTCCGCCGCATGGCGAGGACCACACCCAGTGCGCACAGTCGGTCGTACGAGCACTGGGTCCGCAGGCGTACGAGAAGGCCCTCGCGGAGGGCGGCCGCCACAGCGGCCCCGACGAGGCCATCGCCTACGCCCTGCGCAACGAATCCGAGCCGACCGGCAGGCCTCCTTCCCTTGTCCCCGGCCCGAGCCCGTTGACCCCCAGGGAGTGGGAAGTGGCCGCTCTGGTGGCCGAGGGCATGAGCAACCGGCAGATCGCCTCCGCGCTCGCCCGCTCCCCGCGCACGGTCCACGGCCACATCGAGAACATCCTGGCCAAGCTCGGCTTCAGCTGCCGCGCCCAGATCGCGTCCTGGTGGACAGCGAACCAGGCGGCCACCCCGTAG
- a CDS encoding pectinesterase family protein — protein MTDTEARGHLPRRSFLTSAIAVVAAGTLAGGLVVAAAPAADALDGANFTWMISSEMAEAKVGYANMLNAIRQAVRGGRVGSMGGPPIDVTDRNGAGQYITIDLHAENGIQFARLFMRRSDSYIMGWRGGIVDGGGTVTWHRFFTLDPAAAPGGAAALPGATVTNTIRVHETLGSYTALAQQGATRDGMQITPASLSNAVQRLEGADSESGSATPTTRELAQAILQVIVGVAEASRFREQARETAVAFGRGVAFALTATHREFHNNWGRISRAALLAVMAGSAVLAAPLEVAGIVIATVAVAAQYVMTAHHSDLDTRGKHLSEGALLYVSPDGDGDHWTVQAAIDDVPDSGANTILISKGVYHEVISVSSSKSWLTIQGVTGIRGDVTIYNTRCHGMINPETGLKYGTQGSAVATFRPPNLTVKDLTISNTFDRAAHPEISPYETQAVAVAAMGDRQVFDNVAILSRQDTLLVKGETPTTQARQYFYNCLIRGDVDFIFGNATAVIDQSQIVMYQWPGGTMLAPNTDYRKKYGILVTHSWVISNNVPARSMYLGRPWHNVPEAHPQAVVRNTNIYPHINETHPWTDMVPEYPWSWARFKEYQNTGTGAGVGSNAPKLTDAEAADYTAQKYLAGTDGWNPVR, from the coding sequence ATGACTGACACCGAAGCGCGGGGACACCTTCCCCGGAGATCATTTCTGACCAGTGCCATCGCTGTGGTGGCCGCCGGCACGCTGGCCGGCGGCCTGGTGGTCGCCGCCGCCCCTGCGGCCGACGCTCTGGACGGCGCGAACTTCACCTGGATGATCAGCAGCGAGATGGCCGAAGCCAAGGTTGGCTACGCCAACATGCTCAATGCCATCAGGCAAGCGGTCAGGGGCGGCCGAGTCGGTTCCATGGGCGGCCCCCCTATCGACGTCACCGACAGGAACGGAGCCGGCCAGTACATCACCATCGACCTGCACGCCGAGAACGGGATCCAGTTCGCCCGATTGTTCATGCGCCGGTCGGACTCCTACATCATGGGATGGCGGGGTGGCATCGTGGACGGTGGTGGCACTGTGACCTGGCACCGCTTCTTCACACTGGACCCCGCAGCGGCGCCGGGCGGCGCCGCTGCGCTGCCGGGCGCCACGGTCACCAACACGATCAGGGTTCACGAGACGCTGGGGAGCTACACCGCCCTCGCGCAGCAGGGCGCCACCCGCGATGGCATGCAAATCACTCCCGCCAGCCTCAGCAACGCCGTGCAGAGGCTGGAGGGCGCCGATTCCGAGAGCGGCTCGGCGACCCCCACGACACGGGAGCTTGCGCAGGCGATCCTCCAGGTGATCGTGGGGGTCGCCGAAGCCTCTCGGTTCCGGGAACAAGCGCGTGAAACCGCGGTGGCGTTCGGCAGGGGCGTGGCGTTCGCCCTTACCGCGACACACAGGGAGTTCCACAACAACTGGGGCAGGATCAGCAGGGCGGCCCTGCTTGCGGTCATGGCGGGGAGCGCTGTCCTGGCGGCTCCTCTCGAAGTCGCCGGCATCGTCATCGCGACCGTGGCGGTCGCTGCGCAGTACGTCATGACCGCCCACCACTCGGACCTCGACACCAGGGGCAAGCACCTGTCCGAGGGCGCCCTGCTGTATGTCTCGCCGGACGGCGACGGCGACCACTGGACCGTGCAGGCCGCAATCGACGACGTTCCCGACAGCGGCGCGAACACCATCCTCATCAGCAAGGGCGTCTACCACGAGGTCATCAGCGTTTCGAGCAGCAAGTCCTGGCTGACGATCCAGGGCGTCACCGGCATCCGTGGGGATGTCACCATCTACAACACCAGATGCCACGGGATGATCAACCCCGAGACCGGCCTGAAGTACGGCACCCAGGGCAGCGCCGTGGCCACCTTCAGACCGCCCAACCTGACCGTCAAGGACCTCACGATCAGCAACACGTTCGACCGCGCGGCCCACCCGGAGATCAGCCCGTACGAGACCCAGGCCGTCGCAGTCGCCGCCATGGGTGACCGGCAGGTGTTCGACAACGTCGCGATCCTGAGCCGCCAGGACACTCTGCTCGTCAAGGGGGAGACGCCCACGACCCAGGCCCGGCAGTACTTCTACAACTGCCTGATCCGGGGCGACGTGGACTTCATCTTCGGCAACGCCACCGCGGTGATCGACCAGTCCCAGATAGTCATGTACCAATGGCCCGGCGGCACGATGCTGGCGCCGAACACCGACTACAGGAAGAAGTACGGCATCCTCGTCACCCACAGCTGGGTGATTTCCAATAACGTGCCGGCGCGTTCGATGTACCTCGGCCGACCGTGGCACAACGTGCCGGAGGCCCACCCCCAGGCGGTGGTCCGTAACACCAACATTTACCCCCACATCAATGAGACGCACCCGTGGACCGACATGGTCCCCGAGTACCCCTGGTCGTGGGCCCGGTTCAAGGAGTACCAGAACACCGGCACCGGAGCCGGCGTCGGCTCCAACGCACCGAAGCTGACCGACGCCGAGGCCGCCGACTACACCGCCCAGAAGTACCTGGCCGGCACCGACGGCTGGAACCCGGTCCGGTGA
- a CDS encoding GntR family transcriptional regulator, protein MTQDKLVRDKVVDALRQAILDGALQPGRRLTERELTELTGVSRTSVREALRRLQAEGLVEESPSRGLRVTTPTAEEIEQIYEIRAELEPLAVRLFVERATQEEVDELASVTQELNPGGDANKDVLDRFDGILLAGCRNPMLAELLGGLYSRIHALRRISAATPGRMTVTKQEYADLIEAIRRRSAADAAEVARRHVSAARASARVAMSLLTQEAD, encoded by the coding sequence GTGACGCAGGACAAGCTCGTACGGGACAAGGTGGTCGACGCGCTGCGTCAGGCCATCCTGGACGGGGCCCTGCAGCCTGGTCGCAGACTCACCGAGCGGGAGTTGACCGAGCTCACCGGGGTGAGTCGCACGTCCGTGCGGGAGGCGCTGAGGCGGCTCCAGGCCGAAGGGCTGGTCGAGGAGTCGCCCAGCCGAGGACTGCGGGTGACCACTCCGACCGCGGAGGAGATCGAACAGATCTATGAGATCCGCGCCGAACTCGAGCCGCTCGCGGTGCGCTTGTTCGTGGAGCGTGCCACCCAGGAGGAAGTGGATGAACTCGCCTCCGTCACCCAAGAGTTGAACCCTGGGGGTGACGCCAACAAGGACGTGCTGGACCGCTTCGACGGGATCCTGCTCGCCGGCTGTCGCAACCCCATGCTGGCGGAGCTGCTCGGCGGCCTGTACAGCCGGATCCACGCCCTGCGCCGCATCTCGGCCGCCACCCCTGGCCGTATGACCGTCACCAAGCAGGAGTACGCCGATCTCATCGAGGCGATCCGGCGCCGTTCCGCCGCCGACGCGGCGGAGGTGGCCCGTCGGCACGTCTCCGCGGCCAGAGCGTCCGCGAGGGTCGCGATGAGCCTTTTGACGCAAGAAGCCGACTAA